A region from the uncultured Holophaga sp. genome encodes:
- a CDS encoding FAD-binding oxidoreductase codes for MSATLTPLIGLLGEAAVSTDPAVLGPLASDQSFRPPMPPAALIRVESAERVEALVKWAGETGTPLVPLSSGAPHHRGDTVPEMPGSVIVDLSGMKKVLNINRQHRMAVVEPGVTYAELSKALAAEGLALSMPLAPRATKSVVTSCMDLEPRLNALHQWNYTDPLRCMEVTWGDGNRMFTGEAGGGPRDLEKQWAAQKWQTSPTGPNMCDFYRFLTASQGTMGIVTWASLRCELLPQVERTWLVPAAEPGAVIEFAYQTLRVRFTDGLFLMNAGALACLLGESPEEIRSLRSELPPYLAVANVVGRELLPEDRVRAQEQDIAEIAQRCGLPCLPSVPGARAELVRERAFRPSRAPYWKETLKGGFQEIFFTTTLDRTPAFIEAMQKQAIAAGYPVEDIGIYLQPINMGVACHCEFILPYDPACPRESARMKQLFTEASETFAGMGAYYSRPHGIWARLQLNKDAQSTMTLRKIKGIFDPKGVMNPGKLTV; via the coding sequence TCGAGTCGGCCGAGCGGGTGGAAGCCCTGGTGAAGTGGGCCGGAGAGACCGGTACACCCCTCGTCCCCCTCAGCTCCGGCGCCCCCCACCACCGTGGCGACACCGTACCGGAGATGCCCGGGTCCGTGATCGTGGACCTCAGCGGCATGAAAAAGGTCCTGAACATCAATCGTCAGCACCGCATGGCCGTGGTGGAGCCTGGGGTCACCTATGCTGAACTCAGCAAGGCCCTGGCCGCCGAGGGCCTGGCCCTCTCCATGCCCCTGGCGCCCCGCGCCACCAAGTCGGTGGTGACGAGCTGCATGGACCTGGAGCCCCGGCTCAACGCCCTGCACCAGTGGAACTACACCGATCCCCTGCGCTGCATGGAGGTGACCTGGGGAGACGGGAACCGCATGTTCACCGGCGAGGCCGGCGGCGGCCCCCGGGACCTGGAGAAGCAGTGGGCGGCCCAGAAGTGGCAGACCAGCCCCACGGGCCCCAACATGTGCGACTTCTACCGCTTCCTGACGGCCTCCCAGGGCACCATGGGCATCGTGACCTGGGCCTCCCTGCGCTGCGAACTCCTGCCCCAGGTGGAGCGGACCTGGCTGGTCCCCGCCGCCGAGCCCGGAGCCGTGATCGAGTTCGCCTACCAGACCCTCCGGGTCCGCTTCACGGACGGACTCTTCCTGATGAACGCCGGGGCCCTGGCCTGCCTGCTGGGTGAGAGCCCAGAGGAGATCCGGAGCCTCAGGTCTGAACTGCCGCCCTACCTTGCCGTGGCGAACGTTGTCGGCCGCGAGCTCCTCCCCGAGGATCGGGTCCGGGCCCAGGAGCAGGACATTGCCGAGATCGCCCAGCGCTGCGGCCTCCCCTGCCTCCCATCTGTGCCCGGAGCCCGCGCCGAACTCGTGCGCGAGCGGGCCTTCCGCCCCTCCAGGGCCCCCTACTGGAAGGAAACCCTCAAGGGCGGCTTCCAGGAGATCTTCTTCACCACCACCCTGGACCGCACCCCGGCCTTCATCGAGGCCATGCAGAAGCAGGCCATCGCCGCGGGCTACCCGGTGGAGGACATCGGCATCTACCTCCAGCCCATCAACATGGGCGTGGCCTGCCACTGCGAGTTCATCCTGCCCTACGACCCGGCCTGCCCCCGCGAGAGCGCCCGGATGAAGCAGCTCTTCACGGAGGCCAGCGAGACCTTCGCTGGCATGGGGGCCTACTACTCCCGGCCCCACGGCATCTGGGCCCGCCTCCAGCTCAACAAGGACGCCCAATCCACCATGACCCTCCGGAAGATCAAGGGGATCTTCGACCCGAAGGGCGTCATGAACCCCGGCAAGCTCACGGTCTAG
- a CDS encoding (Fe-S)-binding protein — protein MALQDFRPMQERCSNCLACRWVPFDKLKSKRFGENCPSIAYNHFMTYSARGRFQLGQTLLDGEADYTETLTELVHDCMACGSCDVTCKVCRYNLEPLEHNLELKVDAVEKGHTLPTQAPIMEALKQEQTMLPGMKKADRLAWAAGIEVKDLFKEKAEVAFYPGCKYAYEPQLQKVARTALQVLKDAGVDVGIMGAADSCCGGRALQMGFRQEFTERAEANIKAFKAAGVKKIVTPCSDCYHALKRQYAKLGLEVEILHTVECLDQLIQAGKLKFTKTVNKTVTYHDPCHLGRLGEPYVAWEGDEKKIMNQVHTWTPKRPRNHGGFGIYAAPRNVLSAIPGVRLVEMDRIREYAWCCGAGGGCSQTLPEYSAWTASERITEANLTGAEALVTACPWCESNFSGAKDEHGKSIQVLDILELVQMAL, from the coding sequence ATGGCACTGCAAGATTTCCGGCCCATGCAGGAGCGCTGCAGCAACTGCCTCGCCTGTCGCTGGGTCCCCTTCGACAAGCTCAAGAGCAAGCGCTTCGGCGAGAACTGCCCCAGCATCGCCTACAACCACTTCATGACCTATTCGGCCCGGGGCCGCTTCCAGCTGGGCCAGACCCTCCTGGACGGCGAGGCCGACTACACCGAGACCCTCACCGAGCTGGTCCACGACTGCATGGCCTGCGGGTCCTGTGATGTCACCTGCAAGGTCTGCCGCTACAACCTGGAGCCCCTGGAGCACAACCTCGAGCTCAAAGTGGATGCCGTCGAGAAGGGGCACACCCTTCCCACCCAGGCCCCCATCATGGAAGCCCTGAAGCAGGAGCAGACCATGCTCCCCGGGATGAAGAAGGCCGATCGCCTCGCCTGGGCCGCCGGGATCGAGGTCAAGGACCTCTTCAAGGAGAAGGCGGAAGTAGCCTTCTACCCCGGCTGCAAGTACGCCTACGAGCCCCAGCTCCAGAAGGTCGCCCGCACCGCCCTCCAGGTCCTCAAGGACGCTGGCGTGGACGTGGGCATCATGGGTGCCGCCGACTCCTGCTGCGGGGGCCGGGCCCTCCAGATGGGCTTCCGCCAGGAGTTCACCGAGCGCGCCGAGGCCAACATCAAGGCCTTCAAGGCCGCCGGGGTCAAGAAGATCGTGACCCCCTGCTCGGACTGCTACCACGCCCTCAAGCGCCAGTACGCCAAGCTCGGTCTCGAGGTCGAGATCCTCCACACCGTGGAGTGCCTGGACCAGCTGATCCAGGCTGGCAAGCTGAAGTTCACCAAGACCGTGAACAAGACCGTCACCTACCACGACCCCTGCCACCTCGGGCGCCTCGGCGAGCCCTACGTAGCCTGGGAAGGCGACGAGAAGAAGATCATGAACCAGGTCCACACCTGGACGCCCAAGCGCCCCCGGAACCATGGAGGCTTCGGCATCTACGCCGCCCCCCGGAACGTCCTCTCGGCCATCCCCGGCGTCCGCCTGGTGGAGATGGACCGCATCCGCGAGTATGCCTGGTGCTGCGGCGCCGGCGGCGGGTGCAGCCAGACTCTTCCCGAGTACTCCGCCTGGACCGCCAGCGAGCGCATCACCGAGGCCAACCTGACCGGGGCCGAAGCCCTGGTGACTGCCTGCCCCTGGTGTGAGTCCAACTTCTCCGGTGCCAAAGACGAGCACGGGAAGAGCATCCAGGTCCTCGACATCCTTGAACTCGTCCAGATGGCTCTCTGA
- a CDS encoding FAD-binding oxidoreductase, protein MTLAPEIYQAFEDVVGKRNISQDKGVLESYRCITSQSSAHYGPFDHKTPLPQAVIMPGTTEEVQKLVKLCNQYKIQFKPSTTFWAAMGFIGSDYAVQLDMRRMGGVEIDEKNMIAVVEPYAIGAVVQVEAMKVGLNCNIPGVGCSSSVVASTAGWVGFGPTSVFMGVAGENMLGAEWVLPDGEVLRTGSLGAGAGWFNGEGPGPSTRGILRGFQGTTGTMGVCTKVAIRLHPWPGPATLPTRGTTPAYMADLPDNFKSYTLCYPTWEAWAKGAALLHEAEICYLGHRQFNMFGRDIKAAMLRILTDPNGQLADLETLLQDPELKRENESMKRDIQIVLAGMTPRDIEYKEKALDRILELCGGWKSRMMMEKDLQDYVLLYLLRLGHKNLNYTLCGSYEGNYGLSPNVFVATSVIEEASELKDKWAKTHTSIADTGGDSDMGSLSILGGGGAMGWEFFVNFDAYDKASIKGTCEFIDETQRWMFSKGLGLDMGRWNADIRRPDGFDYTQEQHDNMYVNAPQPLVFAYQYKVREAINPRHLGGSYYRTLTPSKIGMA, encoded by the coding sequence ATGACTTTGGCACCTGAAATCTACCAGGCATTCGAAGATGTGGTGGGCAAGCGCAACATCTCCCAGGACAAGGGCGTCCTGGAGAGCTACCGCTGCATCACCTCCCAGTCCTCGGCCCACTACGGGCCCTTCGACCACAAGACCCCCCTGCCCCAGGCCGTGATCATGCCGGGCACCACCGAGGAGGTCCAGAAGCTCGTCAAGCTCTGCAACCAGTACAAGATCCAGTTCAAACCCTCCACGACCTTCTGGGCGGCCATGGGCTTCATCGGGTCCGACTACGCCGTCCAGCTCGACATGCGACGGATGGGGGGGGTCGAGATCGACGAGAAGAACATGATTGCGGTGGTGGAGCCTTATGCCATCGGCGCGGTGGTGCAGGTGGAGGCCATGAAGGTGGGCCTCAACTGCAACATCCCCGGCGTGGGCTGCAGCAGCTCCGTCGTGGCCAGCACCGCAGGATGGGTGGGCTTCGGCCCCACCTCCGTCTTCATGGGGGTCGCTGGTGAGAACATGCTCGGCGCCGAGTGGGTCCTGCCCGATGGCGAGGTCCTGCGCACCGGATCCCTGGGCGCCGGAGCCGGCTGGTTCAACGGCGAGGGGCCCGGCCCCAGCACCCGCGGCATCCTCCGCGGCTTCCAGGGCACCACGGGCACCATGGGCGTCTGCACCAAGGTCGCCATCCGGCTCCACCCCTGGCCCGGCCCCGCCACCCTCCCCACCCGCGGCACGACCCCGGCCTACATGGCCGACCTGCCGGACAACTTCAAGAGCTACACCCTGTGCTACCCCACCTGGGAGGCCTGGGCCAAGGGCGCAGCCCTCCTGCACGAGGCCGAGATCTGCTACTTGGGACACCGCCAGTTCAACATGTTCGGCCGCGACATCAAGGCCGCCATGCTGCGCATCCTGACGGACCCCAACGGCCAGCTGGCGGACCTCGAGACACTCCTTCAGGACCCTGAGCTCAAGCGGGAAAACGAGTCCATGAAGCGGGACATCCAGATTGTCCTGGCGGGCATGACCCCCCGGGATATCGAGTACAAGGAGAAGGCCCTGGACCGGATCCTGGAGCTCTGCGGCGGCTGGAAGTCCCGGATGATGATGGAGAAGGACCTGCAGGACTATGTCCTGCTCTACCTGCTCCGCCTGGGCCACAAGAACCTGAACTACACCCTCTGCGGCTCGTACGAGGGCAACTACGGGCTCTCCCCCAACGTCTTCGTCGCCACCTCGGTCATCGAGGAGGCCTCGGAGCTGAAGGACAAGTGGGCCAAGACCCACACCAGCATCGCCGACACCGGCGGCGACTCCGACATGGGCAGCCTCTCCATCCTGGGCGGCGGCGGCGCCATGGGCTGGGAGTTCTTCGTGAACTTCGACGCCTACGACAAGGCCTCCATCAAGGGGACCTGCGAGTTCATCGACGAGACCCAGAGGTGGATGTTCTCCAAGGGCCTCGGCTTGGACATGGGCCGCTGGAACGCCGACATCCGGCGCCCGGACGGCTTCGACTACACCCAGGAGCAGCACGACAACATGTATGTCAACGCGCCCCAGCCACTGGTCTTCGCCTACCAGTACAAGGTCCGCGAGGCCATCAATCCCAGGCACCTGGGCGGATCCTACTACCGAACCCTCACGCCCTCGAAGATCGGGATGGCCTAG
- a CDS encoding CoA-acylating methylmalonate-semialdehyde dehydrogenase yields the protein MTDQRYFTSDPSYAADPVSGEAPRKLRYFAGGQWKDSKTAKYMPCHNPSTGAVIAMAPTCTAEEVEEAIQAAAQAWPAWRDTPVVTRVQVLFRMKALLDAHLDELTEICARENGKKWDESKGDILKVIEVVEFACGAPHIMKGESLMGVSKGYDTIRFNEPMGVFAGIAPWNFPGMIPQGWMAPICLATGNCMVLKLASFVPQTSMRIMELWQEAGLPAGVLNIVTCSRNESEIFLKHPAIKGVSFVGSTEVGLHIYSTAAAHGKRVQALCEAKNHALVLKDAVIERVAQSIINSSFGCAGERCMALPVVVVEDSVADELIARVLELAKDLKLGKAWEKDTDLGPVVNAGHRTFVTKWIEKGIEEGAQLLLDGRNPQVAPGCEGGFFLGPTIFDHVTQDMSVGRSEIFGPVVCFKRVKGFEEGLELMNQSPFANGSVIFTESGHYARQFADHTHGGMVGVNVGIPVPLGIFGFTGHKQSFFGDLHCMGRDGFIFFTESKNVTSTWFTGKPIPTRIETWDGTMTR from the coding sequence ATGACTGACCAGCGCTACTTCACCTCCGACCCCAGCTACGCCGCGGACCCCGTCAGCGGTGAGGCCCCCAGGAAGCTCCGCTACTTCGCCGGCGGCCAGTGGAAGGACTCCAAGACCGCCAAGTACATGCCCTGCCACAACCCCTCCACGGGTGCCGTCATCGCCATGGCCCCCACCTGCACCGCCGAGGAGGTCGAGGAGGCCATCCAGGCCGCTGCCCAAGCCTGGCCCGCCTGGCGCGACACGCCCGTCGTCACCCGCGTCCAGGTCCTCTTCAGGATGAAGGCCCTGCTGGATGCCCACCTCGACGAGCTCACCGAGATCTGCGCCAGGGAGAACGGCAAGAAGTGGGACGAGTCCAAAGGCGACATCCTCAAGGTCATCGAGGTGGTCGAGTTCGCCTGCGGCGCCCCCCACATCATGAAGGGCGAGAGCCTCATGGGCGTCTCCAAGGGCTATGACACCATCCGCTTCAACGAGCCCATGGGCGTCTTCGCGGGCATCGCCCCCTGGAACTTCCCTGGCATGATCCCCCAGGGCTGGATGGCCCCCATCTGCCTCGCCACCGGCAACTGCATGGTCCTCAAGCTGGCCAGCTTCGTCCCCCAGACCTCCATGCGCATCATGGAACTCTGGCAGGAGGCGGGGCTCCCCGCGGGCGTCCTCAACATCGTCACCTGCAGCCGCAACGAATCCGAGATCTTCCTCAAGCACCCCGCCATCAAGGGTGTCTCCTTCGTGGGCTCCACTGAGGTGGGCCTGCACATCTACTCCACCGCCGCCGCCCACGGCAAGCGGGTCCAGGCCCTCTGCGAGGCCAAGAACCACGCCCTGGTGCTCAAGGATGCTGTGATCGAGCGGGTGGCCCAGAGCATCATCAACTCCTCCTTCGGGTGCGCCGGGGAGCGCTGCATGGCCCTGCCGGTGGTGGTGGTCGAGGACTCCGTGGCCGACGAGCTCATCGCCCGGGTGCTGGAGCTGGCCAAGGACCTCAAACTGGGCAAGGCCTGGGAGAAGGACACGGATCTGGGCCCCGTCGTGAACGCCGGGCACAGGACCTTCGTGACGAAGTGGATCGAGAAGGGCATTGAGGAGGGCGCCCAGCTGCTGCTGGACGGCCGGAATCCGCAGGTCGCCCCCGGGTGCGAGGGGGGCTTCTTCCTCGGGCCCACGATCTTCGATCATGTGACCCAGGACATGAGCGTGGGGCGGAGCGAGATCTTCGGGCCCGTGGTCTGCTTCAAGCGGGTCAAGGGCTTCGAGGAGGGTCTGGAGCTCATGAACCAGAGCCCCTTCGCCAACGGCTCGGTGATCTTCACCGAGAGCGGGCACTATGCCCGGCAGTTCGCCGACCACACCCACGGCGGCATGGTGGGCGTGAACGTGGGCATCCCCGTGCCCCTGGGGATCTTCGGGTTCACGGGCCACAAGCAGTCCTTCTTCGGGGATCTGCACTGCATGGGCCGGGACGGCTTCATCTTCTTCACCGAGAGCAAGAACGTCACCAGCACCTGGTTCACCGGCAAGCCCATCCCCACCCGGATCGAAACCTGGGACGGCACCATGACGCGGTGA
- a CDS encoding histidine kinase → MRQELIRTSLIHRVTQKTNLLMVLLAGGLLGGFRLFIDRTNLRIADLVLPFVFLILHLALAPIPWQWKAGIEARRPFFRRFFTALVFNAIWITGMVILNTTISPMRHHPHPPQNASEEARQRQPDLDRPAPRAAEDARQPPPDLDMASPREAPERFGPRPDRGLPFPELGLGLLNLVFALVFGWELAEKELTEARERRTAGLLRQSQARALRSQLDPHVLYNALNGISELIHEDPLAAEEVVARLATLYRMLTDYAKTDLATLGEERKIVEAYLSMEQMRLGERLRVEWEWPEWADALQAPPLFLQTLVENAIKHGISPLDEGGELHIRCSREGAATCLRVANTGMPPTPSERQGVGLENLAARLDLWNDMNGTFSLKREQDWTVAFIRWTPRSKS, encoded by the coding sequence ATGCGGCAAGAACTCATCAGAACCTCGCTCATCCACCGGGTCACCCAGAAGACGAACCTCCTCATGGTGCTCCTGGCGGGAGGACTTCTGGGCGGATTCAGGCTCTTCATCGACCGCACCAACCTGCGTATCGCGGATCTGGTCCTCCCCTTCGTCTTTCTCATCCTGCATCTTGCCCTGGCCCCCATTCCCTGGCAGTGGAAGGCGGGGATCGAAGCCCGAAGGCCCTTCTTCCGCCGCTTCTTCACCGCCCTGGTCTTCAACGCCATCTGGATCACCGGCATGGTGATCCTCAACACGACCATCTCCCCCATGAGGCACCACCCCCACCCGCCGCAGAACGCATCCGAGGAGGCCCGCCAGCGGCAACCCGACCTGGACAGACCCGCTCCCAGGGCGGCAGAGGATGCCCGCCAACCGCCTCCGGACCTGGACATGGCCTCTCCCAGGGAAGCACCGGAACGCTTCGGCCCCCGTCCGGATCGTGGACTGCCCTTCCCCGAACTGGGACTGGGGCTCCTGAATCTGGTCTTCGCTCTGGTCTTCGGCTGGGAACTCGCCGAGAAGGAACTCACTGAAGCCCGGGAGCGCAGAACGGCAGGCCTGCTCAGGCAGAGCCAGGCCCGTGCCCTCCGCAGCCAGCTCGACCCCCACGTGCTCTACAACGCCCTCAACGGAATCTCTGAGCTGATCCACGAAGATCCTTTGGCAGCGGAGGAGGTGGTGGCCCGCCTGGCCACGCTCTACCGGATGCTCACCGACTATGCCAAGACTGATCTCGCGACCCTGGGCGAGGAGCGGAAGATCGTAGAGGCCTACCTCTCCATGGAGCAGATGCGCCTGGGTGAGCGCCTCCGGGTCGAGTGGGAGTGGCCGGAGTGGGCCGACGCCCTCCAGGCACCCCCCCTCTTCCTCCAGACCCTGGTGGAGAACGCCATCAAGCATGGCATCAGTCCTCTGGATGAGGGTGGCGAGCTGCACATCCGCTGCAGCCGGGAAGGCGCAGCCACCTGCCTGAGGGTCGCCAACACCGGGATGCCGCCGACCCCCTCGGAGCGGCAAGGGGTCGGCCTGGAAAACCTCGCTGCCCGCCTGGATCTCTGGAACGACATGAACGGCACCTTCTCGCTCAAGCGCGAGCAGGACTGGACTGTGGCCTTCATCCGATGGACCCCAAGGAGCAAGTCATGA
- a CDS encoding LytTR family DNA-binding domain-containing protein: MSTRKLKVVVAEDENLSRKRLVRLLQEAGCTVLSNFSEGKAAFDWLQQHPDVDAAFLDIHMPGLDGLAILKSLGGATPVVLTTAFAEHAVEAFDTEAVDYLLKPITASRLERALQRIEERGAAALPAPPPAPTGPVRYPIQAGEGVLLVDLSKTTYFEVDNEVVWAHAGGRLRTQWTSLNEVEVAFPGCGLLRIHRHLLVRPEAVLGIKPAPGGRALVRLMGGEEIEASRGGAPRLRERLGL, from the coding sequence ATGAGCACCCGCAAACTCAAAGTCGTCGTGGCAGAAGATGAGAATCTTAGCCGGAAGCGCCTGGTCCGCCTCCTGCAGGAGGCCGGCTGCACGGTCCTGAGCAACTTCTCCGAAGGCAAGGCCGCCTTCGACTGGCTCCAGCAGCATCCCGATGTGGATGCCGCCTTCCTGGACATCCATATGCCCGGGCTCGACGGACTGGCCATCCTCAAGAGCCTCGGGGGCGCGACTCCCGTCGTCCTCACCACGGCCTTTGCCGAGCACGCCGTGGAGGCCTTTGACACCGAGGCGGTGGACTACCTCCTGAAGCCCATCACCGCGTCCAGGCTGGAGCGTGCCCTTCAGAGGATCGAGGAGCGCGGGGCCGCGGCCCTTCCCGCGCCTCCACCGGCTCCCACTGGCCCTGTGCGCTATCCGATCCAGGCAGGTGAAGGCGTGCTGCTGGTGGATCTCAGCAAGACCACGTACTTCGAGGTGGACAACGAGGTGGTCTGGGCCCACGCCGGCGGTCGGCTCCGGACCCAGTGGACCTCGCTGAATGAGGTCGAGGTGGCCTTCCCGGGTTGCGGACTCCTCCGCATCCACCGGCACCTTCTGGTCCGCCCCGAAGCAGTCCTCGGCATCAAGCCCGCCCCCGGCGGTCGGGCCCTGGTCCGCCTCATGGGTGGCGAGGAGATCGAGGCCAGCCGGGGTGGCGCCCCGCGCCTGAGGGAGCGGCTGGGTCTGTGA
- the arfB gene encoding alternative ribosome rescue aminoacyl-tRNA hydrolase ArfB, producing MAEPILISEQVRIPAEAIRMRAVRSGGPGGQNVNKVASKVELRVDLALVEGMSEAALLRLRTRVRNQLDAEGLWIVTSSRTRDQLTNLEDAREKIRDLVTEALVSPVTRRATRPTRGSQVRRVEAKKAVGQRKQSRQRKDWD from the coding sequence ATGGCTGAGCCCATTCTGATCAGTGAGCAGGTCCGGATCCCCGCCGAGGCCATCCGGATGCGGGCCGTCCGCAGCGGCGGCCCCGGCGGGCAGAACGTCAACAAGGTGGCGAGCAAGGTGGAGCTGCGGGTGGACCTCGCCCTGGTGGAGGGCATGAGTGAGGCCGCCCTGCTGAGGCTCCGCACCCGGGTCCGCAATCAACTGGACGCCGAGGGCCTCTGGATCGTCACCAGCTCCCGCACCCGGGACCAGCTGACCAACCTGGAGGACGCCCGCGAGAAGATCCGGGACCTGGTCACCGAGGCCCTGGTGAGCCCCGTCACCAGGAGGGCCACCCGCCCCACCCGGGGCAGCCAGGTCCGGCGAGTCGAGGCGAAGAAGGCCGTGGGGCAGCGCAAACAGTCCCGCCAGAGGAAGGACTGGGACTGA
- a CDS encoding acyltransferase, with product METPAAPDRIDTLDTLRGLMALAVASYHLSIWTHLFEAGTRRNDVLACLGNYGVEGFFILSGFCFFHIYRETRWSAPALARFHIKRFLRIAPLYFLVVLLNLLLRQPVGPSVTPRMLVENFSLTFGLFHPNHAMVLGGWSIGIEYVFYFAFPLLALLARRRLLLYVLFAALVAWSLPWSFGKVQAATLVGDQKFHTYVQIPNHAFLFLAGGIAAHWRSLTQRRLPWQGFLLLLVPLCVLGLQQIPHFYDHFDVLAGGVRYRLLGICGLAVLLFAFVRMPRHRSLRPLTLIGDWSYASYLLHPLAYFLVTHLLPGSIAAWPKVLLSLAATLALAAIVHRWVERPAMALGRHLASRIGPAEPRG from the coding sequence TTGGAGACCCCAGCCGCCCCTGACCGTATCGACACCCTGGACACCCTCCGGGGACTGATGGCCCTGGCGGTGGCCAGCTACCATCTCTCCATCTGGACCCACCTCTTCGAGGCCGGTACCCGGCGCAATGATGTCCTGGCCTGTCTGGGCAACTATGGCGTTGAGGGCTTCTTCATCCTGAGCGGCTTCTGCTTCTTCCACATCTACCGAGAAACCCGCTGGTCGGCCCCCGCCCTGGCGCGCTTTCACATCAAGCGATTCCTGCGCATCGCCCCCCTCTACTTCCTGGTGGTGCTCCTGAACCTGCTCCTCCGGCAGCCTGTGGGTCCCTCTGTCACCCCCCGGATGCTCGTGGAGAACTTCTCCCTGACCTTCGGACTCTTCCATCCCAACCACGCCATGGTCCTGGGGGGCTGGTCCATCGGCATCGAGTACGTCTTCTACTTCGCCTTCCCCCTCCTCGCCCTGCTTGCGCGGCGCAGACTCCTGCTCTATGTGCTCTTCGCAGCCTTAGTGGCCTGGTCCCTTCCCTGGAGCTTTGGGAAGGTCCAGGCGGCCACCCTGGTCGGTGACCAGAAGTTCCACACCTACGTCCAGATCCCCAACCACGCCTTTCTCTTCCTGGCGGGGGGCATCGCGGCCCACTGGCGGAGCCTCACCCAGAGACGGCTCCCATGGCAGGGCTTCCTCCTCCTGCTGGTCCCGCTCTGCGTGCTCGGACTGCAACAGATCCCCCATTTCTATGATCACTTCGACGTCCTGGCGGGAGGCGTGCGGTATCGCCTGCTGGGGATCTGTGGCCTGGCGGTCCTTCTCTTCGCCTTCGTTCGCATGCCCCGCCACCGCTCCTTGCGCCCCCTCACCCTGATCGGCGACTGGAGCTATGCGAGTTACCTGCTCCATCCCCTGGCCTATTTCCTTGTCACCCATCTACTGCCTGGGTCCATCGCAGCTTGGCCCAAGGTCCTCCTCTCCCTCGCCGCCACCCTCGCCTTGGCCGCCATCGTGCACCGTTGGGTAGAACGCCCTGCCATGGCCCTCGGGAGACACCTCGCCAGCCGCATCGGCCCAGCGGAACCGAGGGGGTAG
- a CDS encoding metallophosphoesterase produces MFAILLLLGIGLQILHWRALKRILPSHWGRPLAWLILLAHTPLLIYLLLRVTGASAVGSALWLRTLARAGFYILALSGLNLIILSLESLVWRVRKHRGKEVDRDRRAFLQKGAAVSLGVLAVASVRGYQEGQDTPLIRRNELRFPDLPTAFDGLRIAHLSDLHSGPFINLGHLRLWRGMAEREKPDMLIITGDFVDAMPAEALPFAEAFRNFQAPLGRFAILGNHDYFTDPRPIWKELQDLGFTLLENTHTQVERGGERLILFGLQDPMARDGRFRGLRFGPGPMPQDVALGMPKEGWRLGLVHRPSNWDLALEAGARLTLSGHTHGGQINLLPGLSSARLLGRYIRGLYTEGPHWMNVSAGLGMVALPVRLGAPPEFSILTLRRG; encoded by the coding sequence ATGTTCGCGATCCTGCTGCTCCTGGGCATCGGCCTCCAGATCCTGCATTGGCGAGCCCTGAAGCGCATCCTGCCTTCCCATTGGGGACGCCCTCTCGCCTGGCTGATCCTCCTGGCCCACACCCCCCTCCTGATCTACCTTCTGCTCCGCGTCACCGGGGCTTCGGCCGTAGGCTCCGCCCTCTGGTTGCGCACCCTGGCCAGGGCCGGCTTCTACATCCTCGCCCTCTCGGGGCTGAACCTGATCATCCTGAGCCTGGAGTCCCTGGTCTGGCGGGTCCGGAAACATCGCGGGAAAGAGGTCGATCGGGACCGCCGGGCATTCCTCCAGAAGGGGGCCGCCGTCAGCCTGGGGGTGCTGGCGGTGGCCAGCGTCCGCGGCTACCAGGAGGGCCAGGACACTCCCCTCATCCGCCGGAATGAACTGCGCTTCCCGGATCTTCCCACCGCCTTTGATGGGCTTCGCATCGCCCACCTCTCGGATCTCCACTCCGGCCCCTTCATCAACCTCGGACACCTCCGCCTCTGGCGGGGCATGGCCGAACGCGAAAAGCCCGACATGCTCATCATCACAGGGGACTTCGTGGACGCCATGCCCGCAGAGGCGCTCCCCTTCGCCGAGGCCTTCCGGAACTTCCAGGCCCCCCTCGGACGCTTCGCCATCCTCGGGAACCACGACTACTTCACCGACCCGCGCCCCATCTGGAAGGAGCTTCAGGACCTTGGATTCACCCTCCTGGAGAACACTCATACCCAGGTTGAACGGGGCGGCGAGCGCCTCATCCTCTTCGGGCTCCAGGACCCCATGGCCAGGGATGGCCGCTTCCGCGGCCTCCGCTTCGGGCCCGGCCCCATGCCCCAGGATGTGGCCCTGGGCATGCCCAAAGAGGGCTGGCGGCTGGGACTGGTGCACCGCCCCAGCAACTGGGATCTGGCCCTGGAGGCTGGCGCCAGGCTCACCCTCTCCGGACACACCCATGGCGGCCAGATCAACCTCCTCCCGGGACTCTCCAGCGCTCGCCTCCTGGGACGGTACATCCGTGGACTCTACACAGAGGGACCCCACTGGATGAACGTGAGTGCCGGGCTGGGCATGGTCGCGCTCCCCGTGCGCCTGGGCGCCCCGCCTGAGTTCAGCATCCTCACCCTGCGACGCGGTTGA